In Panulirus ornatus isolate Po-2019 chromosome 59, ASM3632096v1, whole genome shotgun sequence, the following are encoded in one genomic region:
- the LOC139767193 gene encoding dopamine receptor 1-like isoform X3 — MKTVIESSAMTNITDDQEPSDIPVAQKVLIGIVLSSVIFLSIFGNGLVCVAVYTDRNLRKIGNLFVVSLAIADLFVACVVMTFALVNDLLGYWPFGSQFCNIWIACDVMCSTASIVNLCAISLDRYIHIKDPLRYGRWMTKRIVTISIAAIWVLSALVSFLPISLGLHLPETLKDTIVEPQQEQCALELSEIYAVVSSCISFFLPCCVMLYLYARLYLYAKRHVESIKALVRPVTLGSLEGDTSRPKKVAAPCHVSESKAATTVGIIVGTFLTCWVPFFCVNIAHAFCQGCIPDVVFKTLTWFGYTNSSFNPIIYSIFNQEFREAFKRILTSKCRPCSSCCSQACFSDPIGFSPSPPPRYCCGCCLLEKGCQTLGAERGGPLRRSQGVTCPGA; from the exons GTATCGTCCTGTCCTCTGTGATCTTCCTGTCCATCTTCGGCAACGGCCTGGTCTGCGTCGCCGTCTACACGGACAGAAACCTGCGCAAGATCGGCAACCTGTTCGTCGTCTCCCTGGCCATCGCCGACCTCTTCGTCGCCTGCGTGGTCATGACCTTTGCCCTCGTCAATGACCTGCTGGGGTACTGGCCCTTCGGTAGCCAGTTCTGCAACATCTGGATCGCCTGCGACGTGATGTGCTCCACGGCCTCCATCGTTAATCTGTGCGCCATTAGCCTCGACCGGTACATCCACATAAAG GACCCGCTGCGCTATGGTCGCTGGATGACCAAGAGGATTGTCACCATCTCCATCGCCGCCATCTGGGTCCTGAGCGCACTCGTGTCCTTCTTGCCCATAAGCCTGGGCCTCCATCTGCCAGAGACGCTGAAGGACACCATC GTGGAGCCGCAGCAGGAGCAGTGCGCCCTGGAGCTGAGCGAGATCTACGCCGTGGTGTCCTCGTGCATAAGCTTCTTCCTGCCGTGCTGTGTCATGCTGTACCTGTACGCCAGGCTCTACCTGTACGCCAAGCGCCACGTAGAGTCTATCAAG GCTCTGGTGCGTCCCGTGACCCTAGGGTCGCTGGAGGGGGACACGTCGCGCCCCAAGAAGGTGGCCGCGCCGTGCCACGTGTCTGAGTCCAAAGCGGCCACCACGGTGGGCATCATCGTGGGCACCTTCCTCACCTGCTGGGTTCCCTTCTTCTGCGTCAACATCGCCCACGCCTTCTGCCAGGGGTGCATCCccgacgtcgtgttcaag acCTTGACGTGGTTCGGGTACACGAACTCCTCCTTCAACCCCATCATCTACAGCATCTTCAACCAGGAGTTCAGAGAGGCCTTCAAGAGGATCCTCACCTCTAAGTGCCGGCCgtgttcctcctgctgcagcCAGGCCTGCTTCAGCGACCCCATCGggttctctccctctccaccaccccgcTATTGCTGCGGCTGCTGCCTGCTGGAGAA AGGATGCCAAACCCTTG GAGCCGAGCGAGGAGGCCCACTGCGTCGGTCGCAAGGAGTAACGTGTCCAGGTGCATAG
- the LOC139767193 gene encoding dopamine receptor 1-like isoform X2, translating into MSEPSDIPVAQKVLIGIVLSSVIFLSIFGNGLVCVAVYTDRNLRKIGNLFVVSLAIADLFVACVVMTFALVNDLLGYWPFGSQFCNIWIACDVMCSTASIVNLCAISLDRYIHIKDPLRYGRWMTKRIVTISIAAIWVLSALVSFLPISLGLHLPETLKDTIVEPQQEQCALELSEIYAVVSSCISFFLPCCVMLYLYARLYLYAKRHVESIKALVRPVTLGSLEGDTSRPKKVAAPCHVSESKAATTVGIIVGTFLTCWVPFFCVNIAHAFCQGCIPDVVFKTLTWFGYTNSSFNPIIYSIFNQEFREAFKRILTSKCRPCSSCCSQACFSDPIGFSPSPPPRYCCGCCLLEKSRARRPTASVARSNVSRCIEVPRHHQNGSSSTALTEYTVLDASATPRFSHDRSRASSGERCLILEQISAI; encoded by the exons GTATCGTCCTGTCCTCTGTGATCTTCCTGTCCATCTTCGGCAACGGCCTGGTCTGCGTCGCCGTCTACACGGACAGAAACCTGCGCAAGATCGGCAACCTGTTCGTCGTCTCCCTGGCCATCGCCGACCTCTTCGTCGCCTGCGTGGTCATGACCTTTGCCCTCGTCAATGACCTGCTGGGGTACTGGCCCTTCGGTAGCCAGTTCTGCAACATCTGGATCGCCTGCGACGTGATGTGCTCCACGGCCTCCATCGTTAATCTGTGCGCCATTAGCCTCGACCGGTACATCCACATAAAG GACCCGCTGCGCTATGGTCGCTGGATGACCAAGAGGATTGTCACCATCTCCATCGCCGCCATCTGGGTCCTGAGCGCACTCGTGTCCTTCTTGCCCATAAGCCTGGGCCTCCATCTGCCAGAGACGCTGAAGGACACCATC GTGGAGCCGCAGCAGGAGCAGTGCGCCCTGGAGCTGAGCGAGATCTACGCCGTGGTGTCCTCGTGCATAAGCTTCTTCCTGCCGTGCTGTGTCATGCTGTACCTGTACGCCAGGCTCTACCTGTACGCCAAGCGCCACGTAGAGTCTATCAAG GCTCTGGTGCGTCCCGTGACCCTAGGGTCGCTGGAGGGGGACACGTCGCGCCCCAAGAAGGTGGCCGCGCCGTGCCACGTGTCTGAGTCCAAAGCGGCCACCACGGTGGGCATCATCGTGGGCACCTTCCTCACCTGCTGGGTTCCCTTCTTCTGCGTCAACATCGCCCACGCCTTCTGCCAGGGGTGCATCCccgacgtcgtgttcaag acCTTGACGTGGTTCGGGTACACGAACTCCTCCTTCAACCCCATCATCTACAGCATCTTCAACCAGGAGTTCAGAGAGGCCTTCAAGAGGATCCTCACCTCTAAGTGCCGGCCgtgttcctcctgctgcagcCAGGCCTGCTTCAGCGACCCCATCGggttctctccctctccaccaccccgcTATTGCTGCGGCTGCTGCCTGCTGGAGAA GAGCCGAGCGAGGAGGCCCACTGCGTCGGTCGCAAGGAGTAACGTGTCCAGGTGCATAGAGGTCCCCCGGCACCACCAGAACGGCTCCTCGTCCACGGCCCTGACGGAATACACCGTCCTGGACGCCTCGGCCACCCCGAGGTTCTCCCACGACCGTTCCAGGGCGTCGTCGGGAGAGCGCTGCCTCATCCTGGAACAGATCTCCGCCATCTGA
- the LOC139767193 gene encoding dopamine receptor 1-like isoform X1, whose translation MKTVIESSAMTNITDDQEPSDIPVAQKVLIGIVLSSVIFLSIFGNGLVCVAVYTDRNLRKIGNLFVVSLAIADLFVACVVMTFALVNDLLGYWPFGSQFCNIWIACDVMCSTASIVNLCAISLDRYIHIKDPLRYGRWMTKRIVTISIAAIWVLSALVSFLPISLGLHLPETLKDTIVEPQQEQCALELSEIYAVVSSCISFFLPCCVMLYLYARLYLYAKRHVESIKALVRPVTLGSLEGDTSRPKKVAAPCHVSESKAATTVGIIVGTFLTCWVPFFCVNIAHAFCQGCIPDVVFKTLTWFGYTNSSFNPIIYSIFNQEFREAFKRILTSKCRPCSSCCSQACFSDPIGFSPSPPPRYCCGCCLLEKSRARRPTASVARSNVSRCIEVPRHHQNGSSSTALTEYTVLDASATPRFSHDRSRASSGERCLILEQISAI comes from the exons GTATCGTCCTGTCCTCTGTGATCTTCCTGTCCATCTTCGGCAACGGCCTGGTCTGCGTCGCCGTCTACACGGACAGAAACCTGCGCAAGATCGGCAACCTGTTCGTCGTCTCCCTGGCCATCGCCGACCTCTTCGTCGCCTGCGTGGTCATGACCTTTGCCCTCGTCAATGACCTGCTGGGGTACTGGCCCTTCGGTAGCCAGTTCTGCAACATCTGGATCGCCTGCGACGTGATGTGCTCCACGGCCTCCATCGTTAATCTGTGCGCCATTAGCCTCGACCGGTACATCCACATAAAG GACCCGCTGCGCTATGGTCGCTGGATGACCAAGAGGATTGTCACCATCTCCATCGCCGCCATCTGGGTCCTGAGCGCACTCGTGTCCTTCTTGCCCATAAGCCTGGGCCTCCATCTGCCAGAGACGCTGAAGGACACCATC GTGGAGCCGCAGCAGGAGCAGTGCGCCCTGGAGCTGAGCGAGATCTACGCCGTGGTGTCCTCGTGCATAAGCTTCTTCCTGCCGTGCTGTGTCATGCTGTACCTGTACGCCAGGCTCTACCTGTACGCCAAGCGCCACGTAGAGTCTATCAAG GCTCTGGTGCGTCCCGTGACCCTAGGGTCGCTGGAGGGGGACACGTCGCGCCCCAAGAAGGTGGCCGCGCCGTGCCACGTGTCTGAGTCCAAAGCGGCCACCACGGTGGGCATCATCGTGGGCACCTTCCTCACCTGCTGGGTTCCCTTCTTCTGCGTCAACATCGCCCACGCCTTCTGCCAGGGGTGCATCCccgacgtcgtgttcaag acCTTGACGTGGTTCGGGTACACGAACTCCTCCTTCAACCCCATCATCTACAGCATCTTCAACCAGGAGTTCAGAGAGGCCTTCAAGAGGATCCTCACCTCTAAGTGCCGGCCgtgttcctcctgctgcagcCAGGCCTGCTTCAGCGACCCCATCGggttctctccctctccaccaccccgcTATTGCTGCGGCTGCTGCCTGCTGGAGAA GAGCCGAGCGAGGAGGCCCACTGCGTCGGTCGCAAGGAGTAACGTGTCCAGGTGCATAGAGGTCCCCCGGCACCACCAGAACGGCTCCTCGTCCACGGCCCTGACGGAATACACCGTCCTGGACGCCTCGGCCACCCCGAGGTTCTCCCACGACCGTTCCAGGGCGTCGTCGGGAGAGCGCTGCCTCATCCTGGAACAGATCTCCGCCATCTGA